From Enhydrobacter sp., the proteins below share one genomic window:
- a CDS encoding SDR family oxidoreductase, protein MSMKLLEGERALITGCSGGIGRGIASALKAEGATVLGSDINAPPAEDGIDFLPSDLSRRDGWKKLLDGAVARLGTISLFVHSASPRRLEVDTPLAVSEETWDAMVDVNLRSGFFLGREIGRHMRDNKIKGRMLLITSQHRSTARNLPHYSASKSGMTMVMKELARVLAPDGIRVNAIAPGAIPGGGFVADDLDALVAQIPLGRAGTPDDIAQAAVAVLSERFGRYVVGTTVEVDGGIGLLSWIPAKA, encoded by the coding sequence ATGAGCATGAAACTTCTGGAGGGCGAGCGCGCCCTGATCACCGGCTGCTCGGGCGGCATCGGCCGGGGCATCGCGAGCGCGCTGAAGGCCGAAGGCGCCACCGTTCTCGGCAGCGACATCAACGCGCCGCCGGCGGAGGACGGCATCGATTTTCTGCCGTCGGATCTTTCCAGACGCGACGGCTGGAAGAAGCTGCTCGACGGTGCCGTCGCCCGTCTCGGCACGATCTCGCTGTTCGTCCATTCGGCCAGCCCGCGCCGCCTCGAGGTCGACACGCCGCTCGCGGTCTCCGAGGAGACCTGGGACGCGATGGTCGACGTCAACCTGCGCTCGGGCTTCTTCCTCGGACGCGAGATCGGCCGCCACATGCGCGACAACAAGATCAAGGGCCGCATGCTGCTGATCACCAGCCAGCACCGTTCGACGGCCCGCAACCTGCCGCACTACAGCGCCTCGAAGTCGGGCATGACCATGGTGATGAAGGAGCTGGCGCGCGTGCTGGCGCCCGACGGCATCCGCGTCAACGCCATCGCGCCCGGCGCCATCCCGGGCGGCGGCTTCGTCGCCGACGACCTCGACGCGCTGGTGGCCCAAATTCCCCTCGGCCGCGCGGGGACTCCCGACGACATCGCCCAGGCGGCCGTCGCCGTCCTGTCGGAAAGATTTGGTCGCTATGTGGTGGGCACCACAGTGGAAGTCGATGGCGGCATAGGACTTTTGAGCTGGATCCCGGCCAAGGCTTGA
- a CDS encoding xanthine dehydrogenase family protein molybdopterin-binding subunit, protein MGKYGIGQPVLRFEDPRLLRGQGRFINDVNLPGQAHAVFVRSPHAHARIRSIDTAEAARAPGVLAVYTGHDVTADGLGMPKANMPRKRPDGKPMFAPQRPPLVTDRVRYVGDPVAMVIAETLAQAKDAAELVAVDYEALPSVTATEDTVKPGAPAVWDDCPDNISNSVERGKKAETEAAFAAAAKIVKRRYVITRVHAQYMEPRGTLGVYDQGEDRLILYADVQYPHRVRNMLAQNVFKVPESKMRVIAQDVGGGFGTKGWQYVEHRLTVWAARKLLRPVKWTCERSEAVMADEHGRDNIGEVELALDKDNRFVALRLDMLANIGAYVGSDRNLLSPFGQIGTVLGVYRIPVAHINVVGVLSNTNPTAPYRGAGRPEAIYLIERLIDDAARELGIDRIELRRRNMLPESALPYQSPVGPFYDCGRFEENLDMALKLADVGGYPARAAESKARGRLRGLGIVNAIEQAAGTAQPEYAEIRFNPGGTAALLMGTKAQGQGHETMFKQILNERLGIDPADVQFIDGDTDRVAFGMGTNGSRSTVLGGSALFMAAGKVIEKGRKLAGHLLEAGEQDIEFADGRFTVTGTDRSVTLKQVAMAAFQPGKWPKGFEGGLYENATYLGQKDTFPNGCHVCEVEVDPDTGTVRVDRYFVVDDVGTVMNPIGLKGQIHGGVAQGIGQILSEQVVWDRESGQLLTASFLDYAMPRADTVPSMEIKSNPVPTQYNPLGAKGAGEAGTVGAMPVVMNAIVDALAPLGVTDVAMPATPENVWRAIRAAGR, encoded by the coding sequence ATGGGCAAGTACGGCATCGGCCAGCCGGTCCTGAGGTTCGAGGATCCGCGTCTGCTGCGCGGACAGGGGCGGTTCATCAACGACGTCAACCTGCCGGGCCAGGCCCATGCCGTGTTCGTGCGCTCGCCGCATGCCCACGCGCGGATCCGCTCGATCGACACGGCCGAGGCCGCGAGGGCGCCCGGCGTGCTGGCGGTCTATACCGGACACGACGTCACGGCGGACGGCCTCGGCATGCCCAAGGCCAACATGCCGCGCAAACGGCCCGACGGTAAGCCGATGTTCGCGCCGCAGCGCCCGCCGCTGGTCACCGACCGGGTGCGCTATGTCGGCGATCCCGTCGCCATGGTGATCGCCGAGACGCTCGCCCAGGCGAAGGACGCCGCCGAGCTGGTCGCCGTCGACTACGAGGCGCTGCCGTCGGTGACGGCGACCGAGGATACGGTGAAGCCGGGCGCGCCCGCCGTGTGGGACGACTGCCCCGACAACATCTCCAACAGCGTCGAGCGCGGCAAGAAGGCGGAGACCGAGGCCGCGTTCGCCGCGGCGGCCAAGATCGTCAAGCGACGTTACGTCATCACGCGCGTGCACGCCCAGTACATGGAGCCGCGCGGCACGCTCGGCGTCTACGACCAGGGCGAGGACCGGCTGATCCTCTACGCCGACGTGCAATATCCCCATCGCGTGCGCAACATGCTGGCGCAGAACGTCTTCAAGGTGCCCGAGAGCAAGATGCGGGTGATCGCGCAGGACGTCGGCGGCGGCTTCGGCACCAAGGGCTGGCAGTATGTCGAGCATCGCCTGACGGTGTGGGCAGCGCGCAAGCTGCTGCGCCCGGTCAAGTGGACCTGCGAGCGCAGCGAGGCGGTGATGGCCGACGAGCACGGCCGCGACAATATCGGCGAGGTCGAGCTGGCTCTCGACAAGGACAACAGGTTCGTGGCGCTGCGCCTCGACATGCTGGCCAACATCGGCGCCTATGTCGGCTCCGACCGCAATCTCCTCTCGCCGTTCGGCCAGATCGGCACGGTGCTGGGCGTCTACCGGATTCCGGTGGCGCACATCAACGTCGTCGGCGTGCTGTCCAACACCAACCCGACGGCGCCCTATCGCGGCGCCGGCCGGCCCGAGGCGATCTATCTCATCGAGCGCCTGATCGACGACGCGGCGCGCGAGCTCGGCATCGACCGCATCGAGCTGCGCCGCAGGAACATGCTGCCCGAATCGGCGCTGCCCTATCAGAGCCCGGTCGGCCCGTTCTACGACTGCGGCAGGTTCGAGGAGAATCTCGACATGGCGCTGAAGCTCGCCGACGTGGGGGGCTATCCGGCGCGCGCGGCGGAGTCGAAGGCGCGCGGCCGGCTGCGTGGGCTCGGCATCGTCAACGCCATCGAGCAGGCGGCCGGCACGGCGCAGCCGGAGTACGCCGAGATCCGCTTCAACCCGGGCGGCACGGCGGCGCTGCTGATGGGCACCAAGGCGCAGGGCCAGGGCCACGAGACCATGTTCAAGCAGATCCTGAACGAGCGGCTGGGCATCGATCCCGCCGACGTGCAGTTCATCGACGGCGACACCGACCGGGTCGCCTTCGGCATGGGCACCAACGGCTCGCGCTCGACGGTGCTGGGCGGCTCGGCGCTGTTCATGGCGGCCGGCAAGGTGATCGAGAAGGGCCGCAAGCTCGCCGGCCACCTGCTCGAGGCGGGCGAGCAGGACATCGAGTTCGCCGACGGCCGGTTCACGGTCACGGGCACCGACAGGTCGGTGACCCTGAAGCAGGTGGCGATGGCGGCCTTCCAGCCCGGCAAGTGGCCCAAGGGCTTCGAGGGCGGGCTCTACGAGAACGCGACCTATCTCGGCCAGAAGGACACGTTTCCCAACGGCTGCCACGTCTGCGAGGTCGAGGTCGATCCCGACACCGGCACGGTGAGGGTCGACCGCTATTTCGTCGTCGACGATGTCGGCACGGTGATGAACCCGATCGGGCTCAAGGGCCAGATCCACGGCGGCGTGGCGCAGGGCATCGGCCAGATCCTGAGCGAGCAGGTGGTGTGGGACCGCGAGAGCGGCCAGCTCTTGACCGCGAGCTTCCTCGACTACGCCATGCCGCGCGCCGACACGGTGCCGAGCATGGAGATCAAGTCGAACCCGGTGCCGACGCAATACAACCCGCTCGGCGCTAAGGGTGCCGGCGAGGCCGGCACGGTCGGTGCCATGCCCGTCGTGATGAACGCCATCGTCGACGCGCTCGCCCCGCTCGGCGTCACGGACGTGGCGATGCCGGCGACGCCGGAGAACGTGTGGCGGGCGATACGGGCGGCGGGACGCTGA
- a CDS encoding TlyA family RNA methyltransferase → MAKAKTRLDVALVERGLAETRAAAQRLVMAGLVFAGTERLDKPGRNVADDVALEVRGQPHPYVSRGGLKLAKALDHFGIAVDGRVALDVGASTGGFTDCLLQRGAAKVHAIDVGTNQLAWKLRSDPRVVSMEKTNIRDVTRAEVPEPVDIVVCDASFIGLRTALPAALALAAPGAHLVALIKPQFEVGKGRVGKGGIVREPELHQEVCDTIAAWLAAQPGWRVLGVTDSPIEGADGNREFLIAAQFTG, encoded by the coding sequence ATGGCGAAAGCGAAGACGCGTCTCGACGTGGCGCTGGTCGAGCGGGGGTTGGCGGAAACCCGCGCCGCCGCGCAGCGGCTGGTCATGGCGGGCCTGGTCTTCGCGGGCACGGAGCGGCTCGACAAGCCGGGCCGGAACGTCGCCGACGACGTCGCCCTCGAGGTGCGCGGCCAGCCCCACCCCTATGTCTCGCGCGGCGGGCTGAAGCTCGCCAAGGCGCTCGATCACTTCGGCATTGCCGTCGACGGCCGCGTCGCCCTCGATGTCGGCGCCTCGACCGGCGGCTTTACCGACTGCCTGCTTCAGCGCGGCGCGGCGAAGGTCCATGCCATCGACGTCGGCACCAACCAGCTCGCCTGGAAGCTGCGCTCCGACCCGCGCGTCGTCTCGATGGAGAAGACCAACATCCGCGACGTCACGCGTGCCGAGGTGCCCGAGCCTGTCGACATCGTCGTCTGCGATGCCTCGTTCATCGGCCTGCGCACCGCGCTGCCGGCGGCGCTGGCGCTGGCTGCGCCCGGCGCGCACCTGGTGGCGCTGATCAAGCCGCAGTTCGAGGTCGGCAAGGGCCGCGTCGGCAAGGGCGGCATCGTCCGCGAGCCCGAGCTGCACCAAGAAGTGTGCGACACGATCGCGGCCTGGCTCGCCGCTCAGCCCGGCTGGCGCGTGCTCGGTGTGACCGACAGTCCCATCGAGGGCGCCGACGGCAACAGGGAGTTCCTGATCGCCGCCCAGTTCACCGGATAG
- a CDS encoding carboxymuconolactone decarboxylase family protein: MSKPPPPNPRDALRAFAPKLIDLTDNVLFADVWERSGLSKRDRSLITCAALVALNRTEQQVGHFQRAINNGVKKEELIELITHLAFYSGWPTAMSAANVAKRVFEGEPK; encoded by the coding sequence ATGTCCAAGCCGCCACCGCCGAATCCACGCGATGCCCTGCGCGCCTTCGCGCCCAAGCTGATCGACCTCACCGACAACGTGCTGTTCGCCGACGTGTGGGAGCGGTCCGGCCTCTCCAAGCGCGACCGCAGCCTGATCACCTGCGCCGCCCTGGTCGCGCTCAACAGGACCGAGCAGCAGGTCGGCCACTTCCAGCGCGCCATCAACAACGGCGTCAAGAAGGAGGAGCTGATCGAGCTCATCACCCACCTCGCCTTCTATTCGGGCTGGCCGACGGCGATGTCGGCGGCAAACGTCGCCAAGCGCGTGTTCGAGGGAGAACCCAAGTGA
- a CDS encoding class I SAM-dependent methyltransferase, giving the protein MSQAGHALLHAFETGALAQRRAFFLRAEPLPLQDIDCEQSFRPDFLKLRRAVPRLESGAYEQGLVLLTRHKEESFANIARGWALLAPGGRLICAGANADGAATLEKNVGKAFGLAGSLPKFHGRVFWFDKGERAPPDHWRKLATLQPAGDGSFVSQPGIFSWDRIDDGSALLAKHLPDDLAGHVADFGCGWGYLARAVLAGAPAIARIDLIDAEHRALEAARANVADPRASFHWLDLASEPAPATYDAIVCNPPFHAGRAAEPQLGQRVIEAAGRALKPGGRLYLVANRGLPYEPTLKRHFASFETLADNNKFRVSLAIR; this is encoded by the coding sequence GTGAGCCAGGCGGGCCACGCCCTCCTCCACGCCTTCGAGACGGGAGCGCTCGCCCAGAGGCGGGCGTTTTTCCTGCGCGCCGAGCCGCTGCCGCTGCAGGACATCGACTGCGAGCAATCGTTCCGGCCCGACTTCCTGAAGCTCCGGCGCGCCGTGCCGCGACTAGAATCGGGCGCCTACGAACAGGGGCTCGTGCTCCTGACCAGGCACAAGGAGGAGAGCTTCGCCAACATCGCGCGGGGCTGGGCGCTGCTGGCGCCGGGTGGCCGGCTGATCTGCGCCGGCGCCAACGCCGACGGCGCGGCGACGCTGGAGAAGAACGTCGGCAAGGCCTTCGGCCTCGCCGGATCGCTGCCCAAGTTCCACGGCCGTGTCTTCTGGTTCGACAAGGGCGAGCGGGCGCCGCCCGACCATTGGCGGAAGCTCGCGACGCTGCAGCCCGCCGGCGACGGCTCGTTCGTCAGCCAGCCCGGAATCTTCTCGTGGGACCGCATCGACGACGGCTCGGCCCTGCTGGCGAAACACCTGCCGGACGATCTCGCCGGCCACGTCGCCGATTTCGGCTGCGGCTGGGGCTATCTGGCGCGCGCGGTTCTCGCCGGCGCGCCGGCGATCGCCAGGATCGACCTGATCGACGCCGAGCATCGCGCGCTGGAGGCGGCGCGCGCCAACGTCGCCGACCCGCGCGCCTCGTTCCATTGGCTCGACCTTGCGAGCGAACCGGCGCCCGCGACCTACGACGCCATCGTCTGCAATCCGCCCTTCCATGCCGGCCGCGCCGCCGAGCCCCAGCTCGGCCAGCGCGTCATCGAGGCGGCGGGGCGCGCGCTGAAGCCGGGCGGCCGCCTCTACTTGGTTGCGAACCGCGGCCTGCCGTACGAGCCGACCTTGAAGCGGCACTTCGCGAGTTTCGAGACGCTCGCCGACAACAACAAGTTCCGCGTCAGTCTCGCTATCCGGTGA
- a CDS encoding peroxiredoxin has protein sequence MTLRINSTAPDFKADTTQGPIEFHKWIGDGWAILFSHPKDFTPVCTTELGYMAGLKPKFDAMNTKIIGLSVDPVGNHEKWSKDIEETQGHKVTYPMIGDPELKVATLYDMLPEGAGTTSEGRTAADNATVRSVFIVGPDKKIKAMLTYPMSTGRNFDEVLRLLESCQLTARHQVATPVNWKHGEDVIIVPTVNDEAAKAKYPNGWKAPKPYLRIVPMPK, from the coding sequence ATGACGCTGCGCATCAACTCCACCGCGCCGGATTTCAAGGCCGACACCACCCAGGGCCCGATCGAGTTCCACAAGTGGATCGGCGACGGCTGGGCGATCCTGTTCTCGCATCCCAAGGACTTCACGCCGGTCTGCACCACCGAGCTCGGCTACATGGCGGGCCTCAAGCCCAAGTTCGACGCCATGAACACCAAGATCATCGGCCTGTCGGTCGATCCCGTCGGCAACCACGAGAAGTGGTCGAAGGACATCGAGGAGACCCAGGGCCACAAGGTCACCTATCCCATGATCGGCGATCCCGAGCTCAAGGTGGCGACCTTGTACGACATGCTGCCCGAGGGCGCCGGCACGACGTCGGAAGGCCGCACCGCCGCCGACAACGCCACCGTGCGCTCGGTGTTCATCGTCGGCCCCGACAAGAAGATCAAGGCGATGCTCACCTATCCGATGAGCACCGGCCGCAACTTCGACGAGGTGCTGCGTCTGCTCGAGAGCTGCCAGCTCACGGCCAGGCACCAGGTCGCCACGCCGGTGAACTGGAAGCACGGCGAGGACGTCATCATCGTACCGACGGTCAACGACGAGGCTGCCAAGGCCAAGTACCCCAACGGCTGGAAGGCGCCGAAACCCTATCTGCGCATCGTGCCGATGCCGAAGTGA
- a CDS encoding ArsC family reductase — MAAKVTIYGIRNCDTMKKARAWLDARGVDYRFHDYKESGIGRDRLEAWAARLGWERLLNRAGTTFRKLPDGEREGLTEKKALALMLAQPSMIKRPVLEAGGAVVVGFKPEDYQKIL, encoded by the coding sequence ATGGCGGCCAAGGTCACGATCTACGGCATCCGGAACTGCGACACGATGAAGAAGGCGCGCGCCTGGCTCGACGCCAGGGGAGTGGACTACCGGTTCCACGACTACAAGGAGTCGGGCATCGGTCGCGACAGGCTCGAGGCATGGGCGGCGCGGCTCGGCTGGGAACGGCTGCTCAACCGCGCCGGCACGACCTTCCGCAAGCTGCCGGACGGCGAGCGCGAGGGGCTGACGGAGAAGAAGGCGCTCGCCCTGATGCTGGCCCAGCCGTCGATGATCAAGCGGCCCGTGCTCGAGGCGGGCGGTGCGGTCGTGGTCGGCTTCAAGCCCGAAGACTATCAGAAGATACTGTAA
- a CDS encoding VOC family protein, protein MPAIKVADFAYPRMEAPDLDAMEEFLTHFGLVRAERTPDALYMRGADDHHHLHVTHKGGTRFIGFAYHVRDEDDLARAARLPGASGIETLNEPGGGKRVRLTEPNGYQVELVAGLGRVEPIRLGRDLLNSGSEPLRRAGRLMRLTRSPTTIQRIGHGVLATPRVKETVRWFRETLGMICSDDVYAGEKDNLIGAFSRLDRGDDYVDHHVLFCVHNEKTGLNHVSFEAHDIDAVFQDHEYLKKLGKYEHMWGIGRHLLGSQVFDYWADPWGRVHERWADTDRLNASTPGNLLSAEEGLQSQWGERPPDRFIGHASP, encoded by the coding sequence ATGCCCGCGATCAAGGTTGCCGACTTCGCCTATCCGCGCATGGAGGCGCCGGACCTCGACGCGATGGAGGAATTCCTCACGCATTTCGGCCTCGTGCGCGCCGAGCGCACGCCTGATGCGCTCTACATGCGGGGCGCCGACGACCATCATCACCTGCATGTCACGCACAAGGGCGGCACCAGGTTCATCGGCTTCGCCTATCACGTGCGCGACGAGGACGACCTCGCGCGGGCCGCCAGGCTGCCCGGCGCGTCGGGCATCGAGACGCTGAACGAGCCGGGCGGCGGCAAGCGCGTGCGGCTGACCGAGCCCAACGGCTATCAGGTCGAGCTCGTCGCCGGCCTCGGCAGGGTCGAGCCGATCAGGCTCGGGCGCGACCTGCTGAACTCGGGAAGCGAACCCTTGCGCCGCGCCGGCCGGCTGATGCGGTTGACCAGGTCGCCCACCACCATCCAGCGCATCGGGCACGGCGTGCTGGCGACACCCAGGGTGAAGGAGACGGTGCGCTGGTTTCGCGAGACACTGGGCATGATCTGCTCCGACGACGTCTATGCCGGCGAGAAGGACAATCTGATCGGCGCGTTCAGCCGGCTCGACCGCGGCGACGACTATGTCGACCATCACGTGCTGTTCTGCGTGCACAACGAGAAGACCGGCCTCAACCACGTCTCGTTCGAGGCGCACGACATCGACGCCGTCTTCCAGGATCACGAGTACCTGAAGAAGCTCGGCAAGTACGAGCACATGTGGGGCATCGGCCGGCACCTGCTGGGCAGCCAGGTCTTCGACTACTGGGCCGATCCGTGGGGCCGCGTGCACGAGCGCTGGGCCGACACCGACCGGCTCAACGCCTCGACGCCGGGCAACCTGTTGAGCGCGGAGGAGGGCCTGCAGTCGCAATGGGGCGAACGGCCGCCCGACCGCTTCATCGGCCACGCCAGCCCGTGA
- a CDS encoding alcohol dehydrogenase catalytic domain-containing protein yields MKSYKVVEFGQPLQKVEEPTPRPQGGEVLVRITAAGVCHSDVHLWEGFFDMGGGNKYSTAKTMNPPRIMGHEIVGVVEALGPNAKDAKVGDKAVVYPWIGCGKCWYCDNGTENLCPSPRALGVNNDGGYADHVLVPHAKYLYPYGNLPEELACLYACSGITAFGAVKKAVGQDAGKPILVIGAGGVGLMGVRFAKAVLGREPIVADIDENKRKLALENGASAVVDPREKEARKQVMELTGGAGVGAAIDFVGAEASAQFGWRALGRGGRLIVVGLFGGTFATPLPMFPFTGNAVMGSVTGTPAEMKEMMDLVTAGKAAPVPIVRRKLDEADATLQELRKGLIMGRAVLVP; encoded by the coding sequence ATGAAGAGCTACAAGGTCGTCGAGTTCGGACAGCCGCTGCAGAAGGTCGAGGAGCCGACGCCCCGGCCGCAGGGCGGCGAGGTGCTGGTGCGCATCACCGCCGCCGGCGTCTGCCACTCCGACGTCCATCTGTGGGAAGGCTTCTTCGACATGGGCGGCGGCAACAAGTACTCGACCGCCAAGACCATGAACCCGCCGCGCATCATGGGCCACGAGATCGTCGGCGTGGTCGAGGCGCTCGGTCCGAACGCGAAAGACGCCAAAGTCGGCGACAAGGCGGTGGTCTATCCGTGGATCGGCTGCGGCAAGTGCTGGTATTGCGACAACGGCACGGAAAACCTCTGCCCCTCGCCGCGCGCGCTCGGCGTCAACAACGACGGCGGCTACGCCGATCACGTGCTGGTGCCACACGCCAAGTACCTCTATCCCTACGGCAACCTGCCGGAGGAGCTCGCCTGCCTCTACGCCTGCTCCGGCATCACCGCCTTCGGCGCGGTCAAGAAGGCGGTCGGCCAGGATGCCGGCAAGCCGATTCTGGTGATCGGCGCGGGCGGCGTCGGCCTGATGGGCGTGCGCTTCGCCAAGGCGGTGCTGGGCCGCGAGCCGATCGTCGCCGACATCGACGAGAACAAGCGCAAGCTGGCGCTCGAGAACGGCGCCTCGGCGGTCGTCGATCCGCGCGAGAAGGAAGCGCGCAAGCAGGTCATGGAGCTGACCGGCGGCGCCGGCGTCGGCGCCGCGATCGATTTCGTCGGCGCCGAGGCGAGCGCCCAGTTCGGCTGGCGCGCGCTCGGCCGCGGCGGACGGTTGATCGTGGTCGGCCTGTTCGGCGGCACCTTCGCCACGCCGTTGCCGATGTTCCCCTTCACCGGCAACGCGGTGATGGGTTCGGTCACCGGCACGCCGGCCGAGATGAAGGAGATGATGGACCTGGTGACCGCCGGCAAGGCGGCGCCCGTGCCGATCGTCAGGCGCAAGCTCGACGAGGCCGACGCCACGCTGCAGGAGCTGCGCAAGGGCCTGATCATGGGGCGGGCCGTCCTCGTTCCCTAG
- a CDS encoding fumarylacetoacetate hydrolase family protein: protein MKLCYFDDWRLGVVRDDRVVDVTDDVKSLPHRDTRDLIVPLIDGWESWRDRIAKAIEGRAGVALGGVRLRPPVPRPGNIDCMAVNYMEDGTLKEKPAINAFHKAATAVIGDGDTMVLPDVPATIFEGEAELALVIGKRASNVSQADAFKHIFGYTCFIDGSARGLPPPGNVFFQMKSRATFAPIGPWIVTADEIANPQKLAVELKNNGTTMQKFNTDDMAHQIPRVIEWLSSIHTLEPGDIVATGTNHRGLHSFMDGDRIELTIEKVGTLRIGVKDELKRSWARTTRAQHKDKGGDGPHTPQTGGKYAKA, encoded by the coding sequence GTGAAGCTCTGCTACTTCGACGACTGGCGCCTCGGCGTCGTCAGGGACGACCGGGTCGTCGACGTCACCGACGACGTGAAGAGCCTGCCCCATCGCGACACGCGCGACCTGATCGTGCCGCTGATCGACGGCTGGGAAAGCTGGCGGGACAGGATCGCCAAGGCGATCGAAGGCCGCGCCGGCGTCGCGCTCGGCGGCGTGCGGCTGCGCCCGCCGGTGCCGCGACCCGGCAACATCGACTGCATGGCCGTCAACTACATGGAGGACGGCACGCTCAAGGAGAAGCCCGCCATCAACGCCTTCCACAAAGCGGCGACGGCGGTGATCGGCGACGGCGACACCATGGTGCTGCCCGACGTGCCGGCGACCATCTTCGAGGGCGAGGCCGAACTCGCGCTGGTGATCGGCAAGCGCGCCAGCAACGTCAGCCAGGCCGACGCCTTCAAGCACATCTTCGGCTACACCTGCTTCATCGACGGCTCGGCGCGCGGCCTGCCGCCGCCCGGCAACGTGTTCTTCCAGATGAAGTCGCGCGCGACCTTCGCGCCGATCGGGCCGTGGATCGTCACTGCCGACGAGATCGCCAACCCGCAGAAGCTCGCCGTCGAACTGAAGAACAACGGCACGACCATGCAGAAGTTCAACACCGACGACATGGCGCACCAGATCCCGCGCGTCATCGAGTGGCTGAGCTCGATCCACACGCTGGAGCCGGGCGACATCGTCGCGACGGGGACCAATCATCGCGGCCTGCACTCCTTCATGGACGGCGACCGGATCGAGCTCACCATCGAGAAGGTGGGCACGCTGCGCATCGGCGTGAAGGACGAGCTGAAACGCAGCTGGGCGCGTACCACGCGCGCCCAGCACAAGGACAAGGGCGGCGACGGCCCGCACACGCCGCAGACCGGCGGCAAGTACGCCAAGGCGTGA